Proteins encoded by one window of uncultured Celeribacter sp.:
- the trbG gene encoding P-type conjugative transfer protein TrbG, giving the protein MRTGIQTRSAITVLITATALAGCATKQPQFSYDASVPPLPTVQQTSATDDRPRPLHTPPAWTVAHGGQASATPMGRVENANAAARIEPRREGYYNAIQIYPWSEGALYQVYAAVGQITTIALEPGERLSGAGPIAAGDTARWIIGDTESGSGVNARVQILVKPTRPDISTNLVVTTDRRSYMIELHARDTLYMPAVAWAYPATLAIRRPSVPGAPVIPAQSARNYRYGLQVQGASPPWRPISVFDDGRRVYVVFPRGIVQGEMPPLFVIGADGKPQIVNSRIHQNILIVDRLFGAAELRLGSGSRQQVVRIVRVEPQQQVASNSTASRVARHDR; this is encoded by the coding sequence ATGAGAACCGGTATTCAGACCCGTTCCGCCATCACCGTGCTGATTACCGCTACCGCACTTGCGGGCTGCGCGACGAAACAGCCGCAATTCAGCTATGACGCCAGCGTGCCGCCGCTGCCCACGGTGCAACAGACCTCTGCAACCGATGACAGGCCCCGACCACTGCACACGCCGCCCGCCTGGACCGTTGCCCATGGTGGCCAGGCTTCCGCCACGCCCATGGGCCGGGTTGAGAACGCCAATGCCGCCGCCCGGATCGAACCGCGCCGGGAAGGCTATTACAATGCCATCCAGATTTACCCGTGGAGCGAAGGCGCACTCTATCAGGTCTATGCCGCTGTCGGGCAGATCACTACCATCGCGCTGGAGCCGGGCGAGCGCCTGAGTGGTGCAGGCCCGATTGCCGCCGGAGACACTGCCCGCTGGATCATCGGTGATACGGAATCCGGCTCCGGTGTGAACGCTCGTGTCCAGATTCTGGTGAAGCCTACGCGGCCCGATATTTCCACCAACCTTGTCGTCACCACCGACCGGCGCAGCTACATGATCGAGCTGCACGCGCGGGATACGCTCTACATGCCCGCTGTTGCCTGGGCTTATCCGGCAACGCTCGCCATCCGTCGCCCGAGTGTTCCGGGCGCGCCTGTCATTCCCGCTCAATCGGCCCGCAATTATCGCTACGGATTGCAGGTTCAGGGTGCCAGTCCGCCATGGCGACCCATCTCCGTCTTCGACGATGGCCGCCGCGTCTATGTCGTCTTCCCGCGCGGGATCGTGCAGGGCGAAATGCCGCCGCTCTTCGTCATTGGCGCAGATGGCAAACCGCAGATCGTCAATTCCCGCATCCACCAGAATATCCTGATTGTGGACCGGCTGTTCGGGGCGGCGGAACTGCGGCTGGGAAGCGGCAGCCGCCAGCAGGTGGTGAGGATCGTCCGGGTCGAACCACAACAGCAGGTGG
- the trbF gene encoding conjugal transfer protein TrbF, with product MSPFKRPAAHYGKTPQPETPYQKAAQVWDERIGSARVQAKNWRYMAFGCLILAGGFATALVCQSARGSVVPWVVQVDNLGQAQAVAPATADYRPSDPQIAFHLGRFIEEVRSIPADAIIVRQNWLRAYEFTTDRGAAALNDYARANDPFAKVGQQQIAVEVSSVIRASPDSFRVAWTERHYENGQLSTTERWTAILTIVLQPPRSAEKLRANPLGIYVNAISWSREMGQ from the coding sequence ATGAGCCCCTTCAAACGACCCGCTGCCCATTACGGCAAAACACCGCAGCCCGAGACCCCTTATCAGAAGGCTGCACAGGTCTGGGACGAACGTATCGGCTCCGCCCGTGTGCAGGCGAAGAACTGGCGCTATATGGCTTTCGGATGCCTGATCCTCGCAGGCGGCTTTGCCACGGCACTGGTCTGTCAATCGGCGCGCGGCAGCGTGGTGCCCTGGGTGGTGCAGGTCGATAATCTCGGGCAGGCGCAGGCGGTTGCGCCCGCGACAGCGGATTACCGTCCCTCTGATCCCCAGATCGCCTTCCACCTGGGCCGCTTTATCGAAGAGGTGCGGTCGATCCCTGCCGACGCCATCATCGTTCGGCAGAACTGGCTGCGCGCCTATGAGTTCACCACGGATCGCGGTGCGGCGGCGCTCAATGACTACGCCCGCGCCAACGATCCTTTTGCCAAGGTCGGGCAGCAGCAGATCGCTGTCGAGGTATCGTCTGTGATCCGGGCTTCGCCGGACAGTTTCCGTGTTGCCTGGACCGAGCGCCACTACGAGAACGGCCAGCTTTCCACCACCGAACGCTGGACCGCGATCCTCACCATCGTCCTTCAGCCACCGCGCAGCGCTGAGAAGCTGCGCGCCAATCCGCTTGGCATCTATGTCAATGCAATCTCATGGTCGCGGGAGATGGGGCAATGA
- the trbL gene encoding P-type conjugative transfer protein TrbL produces the protein MNNTGVIDNFLGVFSSYIDSGFGLLGGEVAFIATTLIVIDVTLAALFWAWGADDDIVARLVKKTLFVGTFAYIIGNWNNLARIVFESFAGLGLMASGTGYSVADLMRPGRVAQTGLDAGRPLLESISDLMGWVSFFENFIQIACLLFAWALVVLAFFILAVQLFVTLIEFKLTTLAGFVLIPFGLFGKTAFMAERVLGNLVSSGIKVLVLAVIIGIGSTLFSQFTAGFGGATPTIDDAMAIVLAALSLLGLGIFGPGIANGLVSGGPQLGAGAAVGTGLAVGGAALAAGGGTMLAAKGGAAMLSGGAAAVRGGATAAGGVSAAYSVGSLGKSGASGVASGLGGVARAAGSAAASPLKRSAAKASESVKSSFNQGARAGFGATGGSSTMGTVGGASTDATTAPFGNPPAWARRMQHRQTLSHGTTMAAHAVRAGDGHGGGSSVTLSESDRS, from the coding sequence ATGAACAATACCGGCGTCATCGACAATTTCCTCGGGGTCTTCAGCAGCTACATCGACAGCGGCTTTGGTCTGCTCGGCGGCGAGGTCGCCTTCATCGCGACCACGCTGATTGTTATCGACGTGACGCTGGCCGCACTCTTCTGGGCCTGGGGCGCGGATGACGACATCGTGGCGCGCCTAGTGAAGAAGACGCTCTTCGTCGGCACCTTCGCCTATATCATCGGGAACTGGAACAACCTCGCCCGCATTGTTTTCGAGAGCTTTGCCGGTCTCGGCCTGATGGCCTCGGGCACCGGCTATTCCGTCGCCGACCTGATGCGGCCGGGCCGCGTTGCGCAGACCGGCCTTGATGCCGGACGCCCGCTACTGGAAAGCATTTCCGACCTGATGGGCTGGGTGTCGTTTTTCGAGAACTTCATCCAGATCGCCTGCCTTCTCTTCGCCTGGGCGCTGGTGGTACTGGCTTTCTTCATCCTCGCCGTGCAGCTCTTCGTCACCTTGATTGAGTTCAAGCTGACCACGCTGGCGGGCTTCGTCCTTATCCCCTTCGGCCTCTTCGGCAAGACTGCCTTCATGGCCGAGCGGGTGCTGGGCAATTTGGTGTCGTCCGGCATCAAAGTTTTGGTGCTGGCCGTCATCATCGGCATCGGCTCGACGCTGTTCTCGCAATTCACCGCAGGTTTCGGCGGCGCGACCCCCACCATCGACGACGCCATGGCCATCGTGCTGGCCGCGCTATCGCTGCTCGGTCTTGGCATTTTTGGCCCCGGCATCGCCAACGGGCTTGTCTCCGGCGGCCCGCAGCTTGGCGCGGGTGCCGCAGTCGGCACCGGCCTTGCGGTCGGCGGCGCGGCGCTTGCCGCAGGTGGTGGCACCATGCTGGCGGCAAAGGGCGGCGCTGCCATGCTTTCCGGTGGGGCCGCTGCCGTTCGTGGCGGTGCAACCGCAGCCGGTGGCGTGAGTGCCGCCTATAGTGTCGGGTCTCTTGGCAAATCGGGGGCATCCGGCGTGGCATCGGGCCTTGGCGGTGTTGCCCGAGCAGCCGGTTCTGCTGCTGCCTCACCACTCAAGCGCAGCGCCGCCAAGGCATCCGAAAGCGTCAAATCCAGTTTTAACCAAGGTGCACGGGCCGGGTTCGGCGCGACCGGTGGTTCTTCCACCATGGGAACGGTCGGCGGTGCAAGCACCGACGCCACTACCGCCCCATTCGGCAATCCGCCTGCCTGGGCACGGCGGATGCAGCATCGGCAAACCCTCTCTCACGGCACTACCATGGCCGCCCATGCCGTTCGCGCTGGCGACGGCCATGGCGGCGGCTCCTCCGTTACCCTTTCCGAAAGTGATCGCTCATGA
- the trbK-alt gene encoding putative entry exclusion protein TrbK-alt, which produces MDGKMLARLAAVVFVAIAVTATAIEMAREDEPSASHPASALQSPADPLRATLRQCQQLGEAAANDADCLAAWAQSRDRFLGREDR; this is translated from the coding sequence ATGGACGGCAAGATGCTGGCTCGGCTCGCCGCCGTGGTGTTCGTCGCGATTGCGGTCACGGCAACCGCCATCGAAATGGCGCGGGAGGACGAGCCTTCCGCATCCCATCCGGCATCTGCCCTCCAGTCCCCGGCCGATCCGTTGCGTGCAACGTTGCGACAGTGCCAGCAGCTTGGCGAGGCGGCGGCGAACGATGCCGACTGCCTCGCCGCATGGGCGCAATCCCGTGACCGTTTCCTTGGCCGGGAGGACCGCTGA
- the trbJ gene encoding P-type conjugative transfer protein TrbJ, with protein sequence MKSRQSRARRFAAALMVAPVVAVPMILPQPALAAWIVYDPSNYAQNLLTAARTLEQINNQITSLQNEAQMLINQARNLAGLPYSSLQQLQQNVERTKQLLGQAQNIAFNVGQIDQAFQTKYGNVSLSATEAQLVADARSRWQNTVGGLQDAMRVQAGAVGNIETNRAEMVELVGRSQGATGALQATQAGNQLLALQSQQLSDLIALMAANGRAEALTEAERATAAEQGRVQRQRFLTPGTGYQPGNARMFNIGNN encoded by the coding sequence ATGAAGTCACGTCAGTCCCGCGCCCGCCGCTTTGCCGCCGCGCTTATGGTCGCGCCGGTCGTCGCCGTGCCCATGATCCTGCCGCAACCGGCATTGGCCGCATGGATCGTCTATGATCCGAGCAACTACGCACAGAACCTGCTGACCGCCGCGCGGACGCTGGAGCAGATCAATAACCAGATCACCTCGCTTCAGAACGAAGCGCAGATGCTCATCAATCAGGCCCGCAACCTGGCAGGCCTGCCATATTCCTCGCTCCAGCAACTCCAGCAGAACGTTGAGCGCACCAAACAGCTTTTGGGCCAGGCGCAGAACATCGCCTTCAATGTCGGCCAGATCGATCAGGCGTTTCAGACCAAATACGGCAATGTCTCGCTGTCCGCCACCGAGGCACAGCTTGTGGCGGACGCCCGCAGCCGCTGGCAGAACACGGTCGGCGGCTTGCAGGATGCCATGCGGGTGCAAGCGGGTGCGGTCGGCAATATCGAGACCAACCGCGCCGAGATGGTTGAACTTGTCGGTCGCAGCCAGGGCGCGACCGGCGCGTTGCAAGCCACGCAGGCAGGCAACCAGCTTCTGGCGCTGCAATCGCAGCAATTGTCCGATCTAATCGCGCTGATGGCGGCAAACGGGCGGGCGGAAGCCTTGACCGAGGCGGAACGCGCCACCGCCGCCGAGCAGGGGCGTGTCCAGCGCCAGCGCTTCCTGACACCCGGCACCGGCTATCAGCCCGGCAATGCCCGGATGTTCAACATCGGCAACAACTGA